In one window of Syngnathus typhle isolate RoL2023-S1 ecotype Sweden linkage group LG7, RoL_Styp_1.0, whole genome shotgun sequence DNA:
- the LOC133156817 gene encoding YY1-associated factor 2-like isoform X1 codes for MVTFEPLNHTDGNLCIMGDKKSPTRPKRLPKQPPADDGYWDCSVCTFRNTAEAFKCTMCDVRKGTSTRKPRPVSQLVVQQVNQQYAPPPTLLKKEKKERSEKSDKELTLRKKSLKKMRPRLKNVDRSSAQHLEVTVGDLTVIITDFKEKAKPMSTSTSAAAGDPHNQSGSSSDNTERGVSRCSSPRGDGSSVNGDAH; via the exons atggtcACGTTTGAGCCTTTAAACCACACTGACGGCAACTTGTGCATTATGGGCGACAAGAAGAGTCctacaag gcCGAAACGGCTGCCGAAACAGCCGCCAGCCGACGATGGTTACTGGGACTGCAGTGTCTGCACCTTCAGGAACACCGCCGAGGCGTTCAAGTGCACGATGTGCGATGTCAGGAAAGGGACGTCTACGAG AAAACCCCGACCCGTTTCCCAGTTGGTGGTACAGCAAGTGAATCAGCAATATGCACCACCGCCCACCCTGCTTaaaaaggagaagaaagaaagatcAGAGAAGAGCGACAAAGAACTCACGCTGAGGAAGAAAAGCCTAAAAAAAATGAG ACCAAGGTTAAAAAACGTGGACCGGAGCAGTGCTCAGCATTTGGAGGTTACAGTCGGTGACCTAACGGTGATAATCACAGACTTTAAGGAGAAAGCCAAACCTATGTCTACTTCCACCAGCGCCGCAGCCGGCGACCCGCACAATCAAAGCGGCTCGAGCTCCGACAACACTGAGCGAGGGGTGTCGCGCTGCTCCTCGCCGCGGGGTGACGGCTCGTCAGTCAACGGGGACGCTCATTGA
- the LOC133157235 gene encoding glucoside xylosyltransferase 1-like produces the protein MRRYRRALLLCSAFTFFSSLYVFNHLASSLEDTDERRLSELKTPDGGSPDSGNVLRKRPGSAGRRVRLPFRCKSLSVSYWNPFWRLPADVCGLNRFVDSSFRDGTNSEEEDGGDESSHLAVVACGPRLDETLTMLKSALLFSKKPLKFHIFADEELQGRFQNSLHSWPRSIQSKFNFTIYPITFPSGNENEWKKLFKPCASQRLFLPLILKEVDSLLYVDTDILFLHPVEGIWAAFSRFNSSQLAAMAPEHEEPRIGWYNRFARHPYYGNTGVNSGVMLMNMTRLRKAFFKNGMTTVALQWSEMLMPLLQKYKLNITWGDQDLLNIIFHHNPENLYVFPCPWNYRPDHCVYGLNCQQAEEDGVFILHGSRGVYHNEKQPAFRAVYEAIKQYPFGENMETSLLQPLEAALRTAADSYCGRVSHLFTKSLKQSIASVQREP, from the exons ATGCGCCGTTATCGGCGTGCATTGCTCCTGTGCTCGGCGTTCACATTTTTTTCATCGCTCTACGTGTTCAATCATCTTGCATCCAGCCTGGAGGACACCGACGAGCGGCGCCTCAGCGAGCTGAAGACACCCGATGGAGGCAGTCCCGACTCGGGGAACGTTCTCCGGAAAAGGCCCGGTTCGGCAGGCCGTCGAGTACGCCTGCCGTTCAG GTGTAAGTCATTGTCAGTCTCTTACTGGAATCCGTTTTGGAGGTTGCCTGCTGATGTTTGTGGACTGAACCGCTTTGTGGATTCATCCTTTAG AGACGGAACAAACTCAGAAGAAGAAGATGGCGGCGATGAAAGCAGTCACCTGGCCGTGGTGGCCTGTGGCCCGAGGCTGGACGAGACGCTCACCATGCTCAAGTCGGCCCTCCTGTTCAGCAAAAAGCCGCTCAAGTTTCACATCTTTGCAGATGAAGAGCTTCAAGGCAGATTCCAGAATTCG CTGCACTCCTGGCCAAGGTCAATTCAGAGCAAGTTTAACTTCACCATCTACCCCATCACCTTCCCCAGCGGGAATGAGAACGAGTGGAAGAAGCTCTTCAAACCGTGTGCCTCACAACGGCTCTTTTTACCA CTAATACTGAAGGAGGTGGACTCTTTGCTCTACGTGGACACAGATATCCTCTTTCTGCACCCTGTGGAAGGCATCTGGGCCGCGTTCTCTCGGTTCAACTCCAGCCAGTTGGCTGCCATGGCCCCGGAGCATGAGGAGCCGCGTATCGGCTGGTACAACCGTTTCGCTCGCCATCCTTACTATGGCAACACTGGCGTCAACTCGGGAGTCATGCTCATGAACATGACACGCCTCAGGAAAGCTTTTTTTAAG AATGGCATGACAACAGTTGCACTTCAATGGAGTGAAATGCTGATGCCCCTGCTGCAAAAATATAAACTCAACATCACCTGGGGGGACCAGGACCTTCTCAATATCATCTTTCATCACAACCCAG AAAACCTCTACGTGTTCCCCTGCCCGTGGAATTATCGTCCGGATCACTGCGTCTACGGCCTTAACTGTCAGCAGGCAGAGGAAGATGGAGTCTTCATTCTCCACGGCAGCAGGGGAGTTTACCATAACGAAAAGCAGCCGGCGTTTAGAGCCGTCTACGAGGCCATCAAGCAG TACCCCTTTGGCGAGAACATGGAGACGTCACTGCTTCAGCCGCTGGAAGCAGCTCTTCGGACCGCCGCCGATTCCTACTGTGGACGGGTGAGCCACTTGTTCACCAAGAGCCTCAAACAAAGTATTGCGTCTGTTCAACGGGAGCCATGA
- the LOC133156817 gene encoding YY1-associated factor 2-like isoform X2: MVTFEPLNHTDGNLCIMGDKKSPTRKPRPVSQLVVQQVNQQYAPPPTLLKKEKKERSEKSDKELTLRKKSLKKMRPRLKNVDRSSAQHLEVTVGDLTVIITDFKEKAKPMSTSTSAAAGDPHNQSGSSSDNTERGVSRCSSPRGDGSSVNGDAH, from the exons atggtcACGTTTGAGCCTTTAAACCACACTGACGGCAACTTGTGCATTATGGGCGACAAGAAGAGTCctacaag AAAACCCCGACCCGTTTCCCAGTTGGTGGTACAGCAAGTGAATCAGCAATATGCACCACCGCCCACCCTGCTTaaaaaggagaagaaagaaagatcAGAGAAGAGCGACAAAGAACTCACGCTGAGGAAGAAAAGCCTAAAAAAAATGAG ACCAAGGTTAAAAAACGTGGACCGGAGCAGTGCTCAGCATTTGGAGGTTACAGTCGGTGACCTAACGGTGATAATCACAGACTTTAAGGAGAAAGCCAAACCTATGTCTACTTCCACCAGCGCCGCAGCCGGCGACCCGCACAATCAAAGCGGCTCGAGCTCCGACAACACTGAGCGAGGGGTGTCGCGCTGCTCCTCGCCGCGGGGTGACGGCTCGTCAGTCAACGGGGACGCTCATTGA
- the prickle1a gene encoding prickle-like protein 1a: MSLASATVAASASGYQGGARQRDSIMEQKVSKLTSGFQRSSTSDDDSGCALEEYAWVPPGLRPEQVQLYFSCLPEDKVPYVNSPGEKFRIKQLLYQLPPHDNEIRYCQSLSEEEKKELHMFSVQRKKEALGRGAPKMLPRGRLNSVCEHCGENINGGEMAVFAARSGPGLCWHPACFACSTCSEILVDLIYFYHNGKIHCGRHHAELLKPRCSACDEIIFADECTEAEGRHWHMKHFACFECETILGGQRYIMKDGRPYCCGCFESLYAEYCEACGEHIGVDNAQMTYDGLHWHATESCFSCAQCKSSLMGCPFLPHQGRIYCSKACSLGEDVHASDSSDSAFQSARSRESRRSVRMGKSSRSADQCRQSLLFSPAVNYKFPGFSENPDDTMTNKLSHLNLSDEHFWRGRGEETEAPEDQGEEWAEHEDYMTQLLLKFGENGVFRQAGDSRPTDFWVAERDPKSKQAGSGSGEGRGSLASKKYQADMYWAQSQDGLGDSAYGSHPGPASSRKIQDLELDHGAGASVEDESQWYGGSLECITDQFKKKDQSVRDSMDSLALSNITGTSVDGDSKDRPLGYSMQGFHELETEDCEKTSNMGTLNSSMLHRSTNSLKSLVSEQENVPEEVERPKPHVPALRRTRSQARQQQVKFSDDVQDSYSDLQVRQPPMSERTRRRAFHFEEQDQESRSGCGRHHHRRRRSRKSRSDNALNLLPKERAQMGYGMDRRQNAHGARRDHGFHGHPQAGTMSDYRLQGSAMGRFLDLYGEDDDWCSTCSSSSSDSEEEGFFLGQPIPQPRPLRQYYTEDLPSPLAGMSPLPYGLRTKSKKKKGHKDKNCIIS; encoded by the exons ATGAGCCTGGCAAGTGCGACAGTGGCGGCGTCAGCATCTGGCTATCAAGGCGGGGCACGCCAGCGAGACTCCATCATGGAGCAGAAAGTCAGCAAACTGACATCTGGCTTCCAGCGCAGTTCTACCTCGGATGACGACTCCGGCTGCGCGTTGGAGGAGTACGCCTGGGTACCACCCGGCCTTCGGCCTGAGCAG GTCCAGCTGTACTTCTCATGCCTGCCCGAGGATAAAGTCCCATATGTTAACAGCCCGGGAGAGAAGTTCCGAATCAAGCAGCTACTCTATCAACTACCGCCGCACGATAATGAG ATTCGTTACTGCCAGTCTCTCAGTgaggaagagaagaaggagCTACATATGTTCAGTGTCCAGAGGAAGAAGGAAGCCCTGGGGAGGGGAGCACCGAAAATGCTACCCCGAGGTCGTCTGAACAGCGTCTGTGAGCAT TGCGGTGAGAACATCAATGGTGGAGAAATGGCAGTGTTTGCGGCCAGGTCGGGCCCTGGATTGTGCTGGCACCCGGCCTGCTTTGCTTGCTCCACATGCAGTGAAATTTTGGTGGATTTGATCTACTTCTACCATAACGGAAAGATCCACTGTGGACGGCACCACGCTGAGCTCCTCAAACCACGTTGCTCAGCTTGCGATGAG ATCATCTTCGCTGATGAATGCACAGAAGCTGAGGGGCGTCACTGGCACATGAAGCACTTTGCCTGTTTTGAATGCGAAACCATTCTGGGCGGCCAGCGTTACATCATGAAGGACGGACGCCCCTACTGCTGTGGCTGCTTCGAGTCTCTGTATGCAGAGTACTGTGAGGCATGTGGAGAACATATCG GTGTTGACAATGCTCAAATGACCTACGACGGTCTCCACTGGCATGCCACCGAGAGTTGCTTCAGCTGTGCCCAGTGTAAGAGCTCCCTCATGGGATGCCCTTTCTTGCCACACCAGGGCCGTATCTACTGCTCTAAGGCATGCAGCCTAGGGGAAGACGTACACGCCTCCGACTCCTCCGACTCGGCCTTCCAGTCGGCACGATCCCGCGAATCTCGTCGCAGCGTACGCATGGGCAAGAGCAGCCGATCGGCCGACCAGTGTCGCCAGTCGCTCCTTTTCTCACCTGCGGTTAACTACAAGTTTCCTGGATTTAGTGAAAACCCTGACGACACCATGACCAACAAGCTTTCCCACCTGAACTTATCTGACGAGCATTTCTGGAGGGGGCGTGGTGAGGAGACTGAGGCTCCTGAGGATCAGGGGGAAGAGTGGGCGGAGCATGAAGACTACATGACTCAGTTGTTGTTGAAATTCGGGGAAAATGGTGTCTTCAGACAAGCCGGCGACTCCAGACCGACAGATTTTTGGGTTGCAGAAAGAGATCCCAAGTCAAAACAAGCTGGTAGCGGTAGTGGCGAAGGAAGGGGCAGCCTGGCCAGCAAGAAGTACCAAGCTGACATGTACTGGGCCCAGTCACAAGACGGGCTAGGGGACTCAGCCTATGGTAGTCACCCTGGCCCGGCAAGCAGCAGGAAGATCCAAGACCTTGAGCTCGACCACGGAGCTGGAGCAAGCGTGGAAGATGAGTCGCAGTGGTATGGTGGGTCTTTGGAGTGCATAACAGACCAATTCAAGAAAAAGGATCAGAGTGTCCGAGACTCTATGGACTCACTGGCCCTCTCCAATATTACTG GGACCTCTGTTGACGGCGATAGTAAAGACAGACCTTTGGGTTACTCCATGCAAGGTTTCCATGAGTTGGAGACAGAGGACTGTGAGAAAACCAGTAACATGGGAACTCTCAACTCCTCCATGTTACACAGAAGTACCAATTCATTGAAGAGCCTTGTATCCGAGCAGGAAAATGTTCCCGAAGAGGTGGAAAGACCAAAACCACATGTCCCCGCCCTCAGGAGGACACGTTCACAAGCTAGACAGCAGCAAGTGAAATTCTCTGATGACGTGCAAGACAGTTACAGTGATCTCCAGGTGCGACAGCCCCCGATGAGTGAACGAACTCGTCGCAGAGCGTTCCACTTTGAGGAGCAGGACCAGGAAAGTCGTTCCGGGTGCGGCCGTCACCATCACAGGAGGCGACGCAGCCGCAAATCTCGCTCTGACAATGCTCTTAATCTTTTACCAAAAGAGAGAGCCCAAATGGGCTACGGAATGGACCGCAGACAAAATGCACATGGTGCAAGGAGAGATCATGGTTTCCATGGACACCCACAAGCGGGCACCATGTCAGATTACAGGCTTCAGGGTTCAGCCATGGGCAGGTTCTTAGATCTGTACGGGGAGGATGACGACTGGTGCTCGACATGCTCATCCTCTTCTTCCGATTCTGAGGAGGAAGGCTTTTTCCTGGGTCAGCCCATCCCACAACCAAGGCCACTTAGACAATACTATACTGAAGACTTGCCTAGCCCTTTGGCAGGAATGTCTCCACTCCCTTATGGACTTCGGACTAagtcaaagaagaagaaagggcATAAGGATAAAAACTGTATCATTTCATAG